From Kwoniella shandongensis chromosome 2, complete sequence, the proteins below share one genomic window:
- a CDS encoding translation initiation factor eIF-1A, whose amino-acid sequence MPKNKGKGGKNNRRGKKEDGENKRELIFKEDGQEYAQVLKMLGNGRIEAKCQDGVTRISQIRGQLRKKVWIVVGDIVLISLRDYQDDRGDVIHRYTPDEARNLKTYGELKEFQLVENQEVDGDEEEEGGIDFEEADIDDICAVRTDTATALQVIICS is encoded by the exons ATGCCTAAG AACAAGGGAAAG GGCGGAAAGAACAACAgacgaggaaagaaggaagacggtgagaacaagcgagaacTTATCttcaaggaggatggacagg AATACGCCCAGGTGCTCAAGATGTTGGGTAACGGCCGAATAGAAGCAAAATGTCAGGATGGTGTCACTCGAATTTCACAAATCAGAGGACAActgagaaagaag GTCTGGATCGTTGTCGGCGATatcgtcctcatctctcttcgAGACTACCAAGACGACCGAGGGGATGTCATCCACCGATACACACCTGACGAAGCTCGTAACTTGAAGACATATGGCGAATTAAAAGAGTTCCAGTTGGTCGAGAACCAAGAGGTGGAcggagacgaggaggaagaaggtgggatcGATTTCGAGGAGGCGGACATCGACGATATCT GTGCAGTGAGAACGGATACAGCGACCGCTTTGCAGGTCATTATTTGCTCATAA